One genomic segment of Pseudomonas chlororaphis subsp. aurantiaca includes these proteins:
- a CDS encoding sugar ABC transporter ATP-binding protein, producing the protein MFASATASSIPAAAVPPAAQSGQEPYLLEVINVSKGFPGVVALSDVQLRVRPGTVLALMGENGAGKSTLMKIIAGIYQPDAGELRLKGQRVNFETPLAALQAGIAMIHQELNLMPHMSIAENIWIGREQLNGLHMIDHREMHRCTALLLERLRINLDPEEQVGNLSIAERQMVEIAKAVSYDSDILIMDEPTSAITEKEVAHLFSIIADLKAQGKGIIYITHKMNEVFAIADEVAVFRDGAYIGLQRADSMDGDSLISMMVGRELSQLFPVREKPIGNLLMSVRDLRLDGVFEGVSFDLHAGEILGIAGLMGSGRTNVAETIFGITPSDGGEIRLDGQPVRISDPHMAIEKGFALLTEDRKLSGLFPCLSVLENMEMAVLPHYAGNGFIQQKALRALCEDMCKKLRVKTPSLEQCIDTLSGGNQQKALLARWLMTNPRLLILDEPTRGIDVGAKAEIYRLIAYLAGEGMAVIMISSELPEVLGMSDRVMVMHEGELMGTLDHGEATQEKVMQLASGMSLVH; encoded by the coding sequence CCGCCGCCCAGTCCGGGCAAGAGCCCTATCTGCTGGAAGTCATCAACGTCAGCAAGGGCTTTCCCGGTGTTGTCGCCCTGTCCGATGTGCAACTGCGGGTGCGTCCCGGCACGGTGCTGGCGCTGATGGGGGAGAACGGCGCGGGCAAGTCGACCCTGATGAAAATCATCGCCGGGATCTACCAGCCGGACGCCGGCGAGCTGCGGCTCAAGGGCCAGCGGGTGAATTTCGAGACGCCGCTGGCGGCCTTGCAGGCGGGGATCGCGATGATCCACCAGGAACTCAACCTGATGCCGCACATGAGCATCGCCGAGAACATCTGGATCGGCCGCGAGCAGCTCAACGGCCTGCACATGATCGATCACCGCGAGATGCACCGCTGCACCGCGCTGTTGCTGGAACGCCTGCGCATCAACCTCGACCCCGAGGAACAGGTGGGCAACCTGAGCATCGCCGAGCGGCAGATGGTGGAGATCGCCAAGGCGGTGTCCTACGACTCCGACATCCTGATCATGGACGAACCGACTTCGGCCATTACCGAGAAAGAGGTGGCGCACCTGTTCTCGATCATCGCCGACCTCAAGGCCCAGGGTAAGGGCATCATCTATATCACTCACAAGATGAACGAAGTGTTCGCCATCGCCGATGAAGTGGCGGTGTTCCGCGACGGCGCCTACATCGGTCTGCAACGGGCCGACAGCATGGACGGCGACAGCCTGATCTCGATGATGGTCGGCCGCGAACTCAGCCAGCTGTTCCCGGTGCGCGAGAAGCCCATAGGCAATCTGCTGATGTCGGTGCGCGACCTGCGCCTGGACGGGGTGTTCGAGGGCGTGTCCTTCGACCTGCACGCCGGGGAGATTCTCGGCATCGCCGGGCTGATGGGTTCGGGCCGCACCAACGTGGCCGAGACGATTTTCGGCATCACCCCCAGCGACGGCGGCGAGATCCGCCTCGACGGCCAGCCGGTGCGCATCAGCGACCCGCACATGGCCATCGAGAAGGGCTTTGCCCTGCTGACCGAGGACCGCAAGCTCAGCGGCCTGTTTCCCTGCCTGTCGGTCCTGGAAAACATGGAGATGGCGGTGCTGCCGCACTATGCCGGCAACGGCTTCATCCAGCAGAAGGCCCTGCGCGCCCTGTGCGAGGACATGTGCAAGAAGCTGCGGGTCAAGACCCCGTCCCTGGAGCAGTGCATCGACACCCTGTCCGGCGGCAACCAGCAGAAGGCCTTGCTCGCCCGCTGGCTGATGACCAACCCGCGGCTGCTGATCCTCGACGAACCGACCCGTGGCATCGACGTCGGCGCCAAGGCCGAGATCTACCGGCTGATCGCCTACCTCGCCGGCGAAGGCATGGCGGTGATCATGATCTCTTCGGAGCTGCCGGAAGTGCTGGGCATGAGCGACCGGGTGATGGTCATGCACGAGGGCGAGCTGATGGGCACCCTCGACCACGGCGAAGCGACCCAGGAGAAGGTCATGCAACTGGCTTCCGGGATGTCCCTGGTCCACTAG
- a CDS encoding ABC transporter permease: MNAILENKPAAAPARTRRRLPTELSIFLVLIGIGLVFELFGWIVRDQSFLMNSQRLVLMILQVSIIGLLAIGVTQVIITTGIDLSSGSVLALSAMIAASLAQTSDFTRAVFPSLTDLPVWIPVVAGLGVGLLAGAINGSIIAMTGIPPFIATLGMMVSARGLARYYTEGQPISMLSDSYTAIGHGAMPVIIFLVVAVIFHIALRYTKYGKYTYAIGGNMQAARTSGINVKRHLVIVYSIAGLLAGLAGVVASARAATGQAGMGMSYELDAIAAAVIGGTSLAGGVGRITGTVIGALILGVMASGFTFVGVDAYIQDIIKGLIIVVAVVIDQYRNKRKLKR; encoded by the coding sequence ATGAACGCGATACTGGAAAACAAACCCGCGGCGGCGCCAGCCAGAACGCGCCGGCGCCTGCCCACCGAACTGAGCATCTTCCTGGTGCTGATCGGCATCGGCCTGGTGTTCGAACTGTTCGGCTGGATAGTGCGCGACCAGAGCTTCCTGATGAACTCCCAGCGCCTGGTGCTGATGATTCTGCAGGTGTCGATCATCGGCCTGCTGGCCATCGGCGTGACCCAGGTGATCATCACCACCGGCATCGACCTGTCGTCCGGCTCGGTGCTGGCGCTGTCGGCGATGATCGCCGCCAGCCTGGCGCAGACCTCGGATTTCACCCGCGCGGTGTTCCCGTCGCTGACCGACCTGCCGGTGTGGATACCGGTGGTAGCCGGGCTGGGGGTAGGGCTGCTGGCGGGGGCGATCAACGGAAGTATCATCGCGATGACCGGCATCCCGCCCTTTATCGCCACCCTCGGCATGATGGTCTCGGCGCGCGGCCTGGCGCGTTACTACACCGAAGGCCAGCCGATCAGCATGCTCTCGGATTCCTACACGGCCATCGGCCACGGTGCGATGCCGGTGATCATCTTCCTGGTGGTGGCGGTGATCTTCCATATCGCCCTGCGCTACACCAAGTACGGCAAGTACACCTACGCCATCGGCGGCAACATGCAGGCGGCGCGGACCTCGGGGATCAACGTCAAGCGCCACCTGGTGATCGTCTACAGCATCGCCGGGCTGCTGGCGGGGCTGGCCGGGGTGGTGGCCTCGGCGCGGGCGGCGACCGGGCAGGCGGGCATGGGCATGTCCTATGAGCTGGACGCGATCGCCGCGGCGGTGATCGGCGGCACCAGCCTGGCCGGCGGCGTGGGGCGCATCACCGGCACCGTGATCGGCGCGCTGATCCTCGGGGTGATGGCCAGCGGTTTCACCTTCGTCGGTGTCGATGCCTACATCCAGGACATCATCAAGGGCCTGATCATCGTGGTGGCGGTGGTCATCGACCAGTACCGCAACAAGCGCAAGCTCAAGCGCTGA
- a CDS encoding TraR/DksA family transcriptional regulator: MTKEKLLAMPADDYMNAEQLAFFTELLQAMKVETHERIEQNRIAIESLDTPADPADAASVEEERTWLVNAIDRDQRMLPQLEQALGRIGDDSFGWCDDSGEPIGLKRLLISPTTKYCIEAQERHEQIDKHQRQA; encoded by the coding sequence ATGACAAAGGAAAAGTTGCTGGCCATGCCGGCGGATGACTACATGAACGCCGAGCAGCTGGCTTTTTTCACTGAGCTGTTGCAGGCCATGAAGGTCGAAACCCACGAGCGCATCGAACAGAACCGAATCGCCATTGAGAGCCTGGACACCCCGGCCGACCCTGCCGACGCGGCTTCCGTAGAGGAAGAGCGGACCTGGCTGGTCAACGCTATCGACCGCGACCAGCGCATGCTGCCGCAGCTGGAGCAGGCCCTGGGCCGTATCGGCGACGACAGCTTCGGCTGGTGCGACGACAGCGGCGAGCCGATCGGCCTGAAACGCCTGCTGATCAGCCCGACCACCAAGTACTGCATCGAAGCTCAGGAACGTCACGAGCAGATCGACAAGCACCAGCGTCAGGCCTGA